A segment of the Desulfofundulus kuznetsovii DSM 6115 genome:
CTAACCGTTTTACGGCAGACTCAAAGCTTAACTGCCCGGATTAGTTCCACAATTTCGTCGGGGTTGACATATTTGTCTTCCTGTATGGGCGATTCACCAATTTCGTACCCCAGAACGGGCTTATCCAGCACCGCTTCAATAATTTTAATTCTTTTGCTGGACCCTATGACCACTACCTGGTCATAGGCGTGGGCCCCGGCTATTAATTCCATCAGGGTATTAACCAGCTCAAGACCGCTTTTGCTCCGCACAAAATCCCACCGTTCGGCTTCGGTCATGAGGAGTACGAAATCCACCCCTTCTTTTACCAGGGCGGACTGGAGCTCTTCTTTGTTCTGGATGGGAAAACCAACCACGGCAATCCGCTTGCCCTTGCGGACCTCGCCCAGGCTCTCCAGGCGGCTCACCAGCGTCCGGTCCACGCCCAGGCGGCCGGCCACTTCCGCCTGGGATAAGCCTTTAGCCCGCAGTTCAAGCATCCTGGAAACGTACTGGTCGATGCGGCGCCGGCTGATGATCTTTTCGCCAATACGGATGAGATCCACGGAAAATCACACCATCCATTATATCCCGGAAGGGGATAAAAAATGTGCACACTTTTGTGTACACTATTGTAGCAGGGCTTACCAGAAAAGGCAAGGCATAAAACATTTATACACAAAAAACGGCCGGTGTGAGCGGGGACCCAGCACTCACTGGGATACTAGCTCTTCCCAAAACCTGATGTGTCAATTAAACCTGAAACACCGGAAGCAGAGTCATATTTTGGTGAGTGCTGGGCCGCATCCAACCGGGTTCACTGAATATTTACAAGTATCCTCCATCAAGGATTCCCGTTAAAATATCCCTCATCTCCTGTACCGAACCGGCCCTGTTTATTTTCTCCCTAAGGCGTGCGGCGCCCCGCAGGCCCTTCAGGTACCAGGCCGCGTGCTTGCGCATTTCCAGCACCCCGATGTGCTCCCCCTTTAGCGCTACCAGGAGATCGAGGTGCCGCAGGGCGGTGCGGATTTTTTCTTCCCAGGTGGGTTCGGGCAGGAGCTCACCGGTGGCCAGGTAATGAATTGTCCGGGAAAAAATCCAGGGGTTGCCCATGGAGGCCCGCCCGATCATCACGCCGTCACAGCCCGTCTCCTCCAGCATCCGCCTGGCATCCAGGGGCGTGCGCACATCCCCGTTGCCAATCACCGGGATGCCCACCGCCTCCTTTACCCGGCGGATGATGTCCCAGTCGGCCTGCCCGCTGTAGAACTGTACCCGGGTACGCCCGTGAACGGTCACCGCCGCAGCCCCGGCCGCTTCCACCAGGCGGGCCAGCTCAACGGCGTTAACGTGATCATCATCCCAACCCTTGCGCATTTTAACCGTGACCGGCACATTCACCCGGGCCGCCACCCGGGACACAATCTCGGCGGCCAGTTCCGGATTCTTCATCAGGGCCGCCCCTTCGCCGTTTTTAACGATTTTCGGCGTGGGGCAGCCCATGTTGATGTCTATGATATCGGCGCCCTCGCCGGCCACAATTTCCGCCGCCCGGGCCATGTAGTCGGGGTTGGAACCGAAGATCTGCACAGCCAGGGGGCCTTTCTCGCCCCCGTGCTCGAGAATGACCCGGGTGCGGGGATTGCCGTAGATTAAAGCCTGGTCGCTGATCATCTCCGTGAAGACCAGGCCGCAGCCGGCCTCCCGGGCCAGGATGCGGTAGGCCCGGTCGGTGACCCCGGCCATGGGGGCGGCAGCTACCGGATTAGCCAGTTCAACGTCACCGATTAATAACTTCACCGTCATCTCACCGCCGGCAAATTGCGTTCGTAAATCAGGCGCAGGCCCTTCAGGGTCAACAGGGGATCCACCCGGTCGATGGTACGGGACTCCCGGGCAATGAGCTCGGCCAGGCCGCCGGTGGCCAGCACGGTGGGGTTTCCTCCCAGCTCGGCCTTCATCCGGCGCACAATTTCATCCACCTGGCCCACAAAGCCAAAGATGATCCCCGCCTGCATGCTGCTGACGGTGTTTTTACCAATCACCGTAGCCGGTCTAACCAGCTCCACCCGGGGCAGCTTGGCGGCCCGGGCGAAGAGGGCCTCGGTGGAAATGCCGATGCCCGGGGCGATGGCACCGCCCAGGTATTCTCCCCTGGCCGATATGGCATCAAAGGTGGTGGCCGTACCAAAATCTACAATGATCAACGGGCCGCCGTAAAGCTCGTACCCCGCCACCGCATTGACAATGCGGTCGGCACCCACCTCCCGGGGGTTGTCATATTTAATAGCCAGGCCCGTCTTGATCCCGGGCCCCACCACCAGGGGTTTGACGCCAAAATATTTCTCGCTCATCTGTTCCAGGGCCAGCATTAAGGGCGGTACCACTGAAGAGATCACCAGGGCCTTGATGTCCCGGCGGGAAATTCCCGCATAATCGAAGAGATCCCGGAGTAACATACCGTATTCATCGGCGGTACGGTGGGGGTTGGTGGACAGCCGCCAGTGCTCCAGCAATTCCTGGCCTTTATATACCCCCAGAACAATATTTGTATTCCCCACGTCAAATACCAGGATCATCGTATCCACTCCTTTTCAGAGTAATTCTATCAAAGGGGTACAGGCGGTGCAACAAAATGTACATTGTATAAGAGGTCCTGGAACCGATCCGGCCTTCACTGGCACTGGAGCAAAAATTATGATATTATCAGATCAAGATTTCCGGAGGTAGAGGCAATGAATGAACGCATTCCCCGCATGAAGGCGGATATATTAAAAGCCCTGGCCCACCCCACCCGGGTGAGCATTCTGGAATGCCTGCGGCAGGGGGAACGGTGCGTTTGTGAAATCATCG
Coding sequences within it:
- a CDS encoding helix-turn-helix domain-containing protein, whose product is MDLIRIGEKIISRRRIDQYVSRMLELRAKGLSQAEVAGRLGVDRTLVSRLESLGEVRKGKRIAVVGFPIQNKEELQSALVKEGVDFVLLMTEAERWDFVRSKSGLELVNTLMELIAGAHAYDQVVVIGSSKRIKIIEAVLDKPVLGYEIGESPIQEDKYVNPDEIVELIRAVKL
- the dusB gene encoding tRNA dihydrouridine synthase DusB — protein: MTVKLLIGDVELANPVAAAPMAGVTDRAYRILAREAGCGLVFTEMISDQALIYGNPRTRVILEHGGEKGPLAVQIFGSNPDYMARAAEIVAGEGADIIDINMGCPTPKIVKNGEGAALMKNPELAAEIVSRVAARVNVPVTVKMRKGWDDDHVNAVELARLVEAAGAAAVTVHGRTRVQFYSGQADWDIIRRVKEAVGIPVIGNGDVRTPLDARRMLEETGCDGVMIGRASMGNPWIFSRTIHYLATGELLPEPTWEEKIRTALRHLDLLVALKGEHIGVLEMRKHAAWYLKGLRGAARLREKINRAGSVQEMRDILTGILDGGYL
- a CDS encoding type III pantothenate kinase gives rise to the protein MILVFDVGNTNIVLGVYKGQELLEHWRLSTNPHRTADEYGMLLRDLFDYAGISRRDIKALVISSVVPPLMLALEQMSEKYFGVKPLVVGPGIKTGLAIKYDNPREVGADRIVNAVAGYELYGGPLIIVDFGTATTFDAISARGEYLGGAIAPGIGISTEALFARAAKLPRVELVRPATVIGKNTVSSMQAGIIFGFVGQVDEIVRRMKAELGGNPTVLATGGLAELIARESRTIDRVDPLLTLKGLRLIYERNLPAVR